A single region of the Salipaludibacillus sp. LMS25 genome encodes:
- a CDS encoding transposase — protein MNDIFVKSLYESIVKENLQLYKDLYETTNVTSKTDDYWKKAIGLYDSLTDENKDALMKIIEQTMIDTISNMLGVIDGSSTLENCSLEPKLLLDSKDTEGELQDSFLEFIEEIDSDN, from the coding sequence ATGAATGATATTTTTGTTAAATCACTTTATGAGTCTATTGTTAAAGAGAATCTTCAACTATACAAAGACTTGTATGAAACAACAAATGTTACTTCTAAAACAGATGATTATTGGAAAAAAGCGATTGGTCTTTACGATAGTTTAACAGACGAAAATAAAGATGCGTTAATGAAGATAATTGAACAAACGATGATTGATACTATTTCAAACATGCTAGGGGTAATTGATGGAAGTTCGACTTTGGAAAATTGTTCGTTAGAACCTAAATTACTGCTTGATTCTAAAGATACAGAAGGGGAACTCCAAGATTCGTTTTTAGAATTCATAGAAGAAATAGATAGTGATAACTAA
- a CDS encoding DUF2750 domain-containing protein, producing the protein MVLSNKEIEVVSKLPASKRYEYFIKKVADFEEVWGLFDEGWAISDHNGNHLMPFWPKKRICKFMCS; encoded by the coding sequence ATGGTATTGAGTAACAAAGAAATTGAAGTGGTTAGTAAACTCCCTGCTTCAAAAAGATATGAATACTTTATAAAGAAAGTAGCTGACTTTGAGGAAGTTTGGGGATTATTCGATGAAGGGTGGGCGATCTCAGATCATAATGGAAATCATCTAATGCCCTTTTGGCCCAAAAAAAGAATTTGCAAATTTATGTGCAGTTGA
- a CDS encoding energy-coupling factor transporter transmembrane protein EcfT, with protein MFDNVIIGQFVPRESVIHRLDPRSKLIAVMLFVIFLFTSRHPAVLISGGLLTVTAFALANIPLRFYIKGMRFIAIIILFTFILHVIMTNEGTVLWDAGWLTVYTGGVIEGALIGLRLLLLIIMTTLLTLSTTPVDLTDGMEWLMQPLAKTKVPTHELALMMSIALRFIPTLLEETSKIAKAQMARGANFSQGSLWQRLKAIVPILIPLFVQAFKRAEDLATAMEARGYAGGDGRTKYRQLAWERKDTIVIGVFVLFSLMTIILQWIG; from the coding sequence GTGTTTGATAATGTCATTATTGGACAGTTTGTCCCGCGAGAGTCCGTCATTCACCGCCTCGACCCGCGATCGAAATTAATTGCTGTGATGTTGTTCGTCATCTTTCTTTTTACTAGCAGGCATCCTGCTGTCCTGATAAGCGGGGGCCTACTTACTGTAACAGCATTTGCTTTGGCCAATATCCCCCTTCGTTTTTACATTAAAGGTATGCGGTTTATCGCTATTATTATTCTTTTTACGTTTATATTGCATGTGATCATGACGAACGAAGGAACGGTGCTGTGGGATGCAGGTTGGTTGACAGTTTATACCGGTGGTGTGATCGAGGGAGCGTTAATCGGGCTCCGTCTGCTTCTACTCATTATCATGACGACGCTATTAACACTGTCCACGACACCTGTAGACTTAACTGACGGAATGGAGTGGCTCATGCAGCCTTTAGCAAAAACGAAGGTGCCTACTCATGAATTAGCGCTCATGATGTCAATTGCATTAAGGTTTATTCCGACATTATTAGAAGAAACATCTAAAATTGCAAAAGCACAAATGGCAAGGGGAGCGAACTTTTCTCAAGGCTCCCTATGGCAACGCCTTAAAGCGATCGTGCCTATACTCATTCCACTTTTTGTTCAGGCATTTAAACGAGCAGAGGATTTAGCGACAGCGATGGAAGCGAGAGGCTATGCCGGCGGGGATGGCCGAACAAAATATAGACAACTAGCATGGGAGAGAAAAGACACGATTGTCATTGGTGTTTTCGTCCTGTTTTCGCTCATGACAATTATTTTGCAATGGATAGGATAG
- a CDS encoding energy-coupling factor transporter ATPase codes for MDIQTNALTYTYMGGTPFEKKALHDMNVTIPEGHFTSLLGHTGSGKSTFVQHLNGLLKPTSGNVSIGDWTIQAHTKQKGLFELRKQVGMVFQFPEHQLFHETVLLDTAYGPENYGLSKADAKEKAAHYLRMCGIRDDLFDRSPFDLSGGQMRRVAIAGVLAIEPQLLILDEPAAGLDPEAHQMMMQLFYDWFKAEEKRSIILVTHHMEDAALYSDDIIVMDKGHVYMKGTPAEVFSKTDELEAFDLSVPESVKLLSLLNAKDEEEIDTQAFTLDDTVSRLLTYLGKDVTSRV; via the coding sequence ATGGACATACAAACAAACGCATTAACCTATACGTACATGGGGGGGACACCGTTTGAAAAAAAGGCGCTACATGACATGAACGTGACGATTCCTGAAGGACATTTCACGTCACTTCTCGGTCATACCGGTTCCGGAAAGTCCACGTTCGTGCAACATTTAAATGGGCTATTGAAACCAACATCTGGAAATGTGTCGATCGGTGACTGGACCATTCAAGCACATACGAAGCAAAAAGGCCTCTTTGAGCTTAGGAAACAGGTCGGTATGGTATTTCAATTTCCCGAGCACCAATTATTTCACGAAACCGTTTTGTTAGATACCGCCTATGGCCCTGAAAACTATGGTCTTTCAAAAGCGGATGCCAAGGAAAAAGCAGCCCATTATTTAAGGATGTGCGGGATACGTGATGACTTGTTTGACCGTTCCCCCTTTGATTTAAGCGGAGGACAAATGCGCCGCGTAGCTATCGCTGGTGTACTCGCCATTGAACCCCAGCTGCTCATTCTCGATGAACCAGCGGCAGGCCTTGATCCAGAAGCTCATCAGATGATGATGCAATTATTTTATGACTGGTTTAAGGCAGAAGAGAAACGAAGTATCATACTGGTCACGCACCATATGGAGGATGCTGCTTTGTATTCTGATGACATTATCGTCATGGATAAGGGGCACGTTTATATGAAAGGAACGCCAGCAGAGGTTTTCTCAAAAACGGACGAGCTCGAAGCATTTGATTTGTCCGTTCCAGAGTCCGTAAAGTTACTGTCATTGCTTAACGCTAAGGATGAAGAAGAGATTGATACGCAAGCCTTTACGCTAGATGACACCGTCAGTCGATTGCTCACCTATTTAGGGAAGGACGTGACGAGCCGTGTTTGA
- a CDS encoding DUF2185 domain-containing protein: MRKSSGLGGSVVSNNILKGVGKLKWCIKETPANDLDNGWRFLSDNDTEEFLTDASNMSICDWGTVVEIEPAIMSIFDMPVGTDITLIRENNKMYFVCTDSGEEVIL; the protein is encoded by the coding sequence TTGAGAAAGAGTAGTGGATTAGGTGGTAGTGTTGTATCAAATAATATTTTAAAAGGTGTAGGAAAATTAAAATGGTGCATTAAAGAAACTCCTGCAAATGACCTTGATAACGGGTGGAGGTTTTTGTCTGATAATGATACAGAAGAATTTCTTACGGATGCATCGAATATGTCCATTTGTGATTGGGGAACAGTTGTTGAAATAGAGCCTGCAATTATGAGTATTTTTGATATGCCAGTTGGCACAGATATCACTTTAATAAGAGAAAACAATAAAATGTATTTTGTTTGTACTGATTCGGGAGAAGAAGTCATTTTATAG
- the rplM gene encoding 50S ribosomal protein L13, producing MRTTYMAKPQDVERKWFVVDAEGKALGRLASEVASILRGKHKPTFTPHIDTGDHVIVINAEKIHLTGNKLQDKMYYRHSRYPGSLKSMSAGEMRDRKPERLIELAIKGMLPKGSLGRQMAKKLNVYAGSEHPHQAQKPEALELRG from the coding sequence ATGCGTACAACATATATGGCAAAGCCACAAGACGTGGAGCGCAAGTGGTTCGTGGTTGACGCTGAAGGTAAAGCACTTGGACGCCTAGCTTCTGAAGTTGCCAGCATCCTTCGCGGTAAGCACAAGCCCACTTTTACGCCGCATATTGATACAGGTGATCACGTTATCGTGATTAACGCTGAAAAGATTCACTTAACAGGTAACAAACTTCAAGACAAAATGTACTACCGTCACAGCCGCTACCCTGGTTCATTGAAATCAATGTCTGCAGGTGAAATGCGTGACCGTAAACCAGAACGTTTGATCGAGCTTGCAATTAAAGGCATGCTTCCAAAAGGATCTCTTGGCCGTCAAATGGCAAAGAAATTAAATGTTTATGCTGGAAGTGAGCATCCACACCAAGCTCAAAAGCCAGAAGCATTAGAATTACGCGGTTAA
- the rpsI gene encoding 30S ribosomal protein S9, with the protein MAQVQYYGTGRRKNSVARVRLVPGDGKIVINNRDINDYFDLETLKVIVKQPLVETQTEGTYDVLVNVDGGGYTGQAGAIRHGVARALLKADPDFRQQLKKAGFLTRDARMKERKKYGLKAARRAPQFSKR; encoded by the coding sequence TTGGCACAAGTTCAATACTACGGAACAGGTCGTCGTAAGAACTCTGTTGCACGTGTTCGTCTCGTACCTGGAGACGGTAAAATCGTGATTAACAACCGTGACATCAACGACTACTTTGACCTTGAAACATTAAAAGTTATCGTAAAACAACCACTTGTTGAAACTCAAACGGAAGGCACATACGATGTGCTCGTTAACGTTGACGGCGGTGGATACACAGGACAGGCAGGCGCTATTCGCCACGGCGTTGCCCGTGCACTTCTTAAAGCTGACCCAGATTTCCGTCAGCAACTTAAAAAAGCAGGCTTCCTAACACGTGACGCACGTATGAAAGAGCGTAAGAAATACGGTCTTAAAGCAGCACGTCGTGCACCTCAGTTCTCAAAACGTTAA
- the truA gene encoding tRNA pseudouridine(38-40) synthase TruA encodes MQRLLATLSYDGARFHGYQRQPHERSVQGEVEKALATIHKAPSWPSTSSGRTDAGVHGIRQPVHFDTPLTIPEDRWPKALNSLLPDDIHVHTCRHVPESFHARYDAVGKEYIYRLSTAADYNVFQRHYICHYDRALNIATMQAAAGQFLGTHDFTSFSSAKTDVVDKVRTIYFVDIAKEGDDWTFRFIGSGFLYQMVRVLMGTLLEVGSGARHHDEIGTIMAAKNRALAGKTAPAHGLYLSQVFYDDQTLADYVKKFQ; translated from the coding sequence ATGCAACGCCTATTAGCAACTTTATCATATGATGGCGCTCGTTTTCACGGATATCAAAGGCAGCCACATGAGCGATCGGTTCAAGGGGAGGTCGAAAAGGCATTAGCGACAATTCATAAAGCACCAAGCTGGCCGTCCACCTCATCGGGACGAACGGATGCAGGTGTTCACGGGATTCGTCAGCCTGTTCATTTTGATACACCATTAACGATACCTGAAGACCGCTGGCCAAAAGCCTTAAATAGCCTGTTGCCCGATGACATTCACGTACATACGTGTAGGCACGTTCCTGAGTCGTTTCACGCCCGCTATGATGCAGTAGGGAAAGAATACATTTATCGGCTTTCAACCGCCGCTGACTACAATGTGTTTCAGCGTCACTATATCTGCCATTACGACAGGGCGCTTAACATTGCAACCATGCAAGCGGCGGCCGGCCAATTTCTTGGGACACACGACTTTACGAGCTTTTCATCCGCGAAAACCGATGTGGTGGATAAAGTACGGACGATTTATTTCGTGGACATAGCAAAAGAGGGCGATGACTGGACGTTCAGGTTCATTGGCAGCGGCTTTTTATATCAGATGGTGCGCGTGTTAATGGGGACATTGTTAGAAGTAGGGAGCGGCGCTCGGCACCACGACGAGATAGGCACGATCATGGCGGCGAAAAACCGGGCACTGGCTGGAAAAACCGCACCTGCCCATGGGTTATACTTATCTCAAGTGTTTTATGACGATCAAACATTAGCTGATTACGTAAAAAAGTTTCAATAA